The Lampris incognitus isolate fLamInc1 chromosome 15, fLamInc1.hap2, whole genome shotgun sequence genomic interval TTTAGCGGAGTGGCTCAGCAACCAAAACTCTCACCCTTTTAATTGAATAGGCTCAAGAACTGTGTGAGCTTCGAGCCCTAGAGCTGTTGACCAAAAGGGGCGATGGTGTGGAACAACAATGTCGATATGGTAAGGCAGAGCAGATCAGGCGTAGAAGGACCCTTAAAACTTTGTTGGCTTTACAGCCGTTCACTGTACTCTGGTGGGTCTGGGAGCATGGAACTGGTGTTTTATTCAAGGGACATACAGCAAGGAAGACACAGGTTCTCCCCGGAGGAGACAAGggttagagagcgagagagacagagagcgagagagagagcgagagagagatgagaaacaGAGTCCATAAATAGAAAGTATGGGAAGAGGCTGTGGAGCGTACGTGAGATATGCACTGTATGCATCTTATGGAATGATTGAACAcagaagtgagtgagtgagtgagtgtgtgtgtgtgtgtgtgtgacacacactGGTGTAGTTGGTGATAAGACATTGCAGGACATCACCGGATACCCAGTTGATGTCCTTCTTCTAACCCACATGGACATTTCTATCTGTCCTATGGGAGACTTTTCCACTTGGAACACAATTACATAACTCCATACTGCATGGGACTGAATAAATCATGATGGCAGGAATGGGTAGAAGGCTATGTCTTGATATTCCAGTACTACTCCATAGAAAGAGTCTAAATTTGGGCCTCGTATACAAAGAGAATGAAAGTTTCTCTTTCAGATGACTGCTACGTGTAATGTTTAATGTTTCATGCAAGATGAAAACCATTATATTTTGTTTTCTGACCATGAATCGGTAAAGGTTTTGgatttaatttttaaaaaaaatatggagTTTTGCATGATATCATTAGTGCACAGGTTATTCTCTGAAACAACACAATAACATTCATATTCCCTTTGTCATTATCGTGTCGTCTTCTATTAGCAATAAACTCTCAATATGTCTTGCAGCATTGCAGTAAGCCAGCCGTACACAATGAGGTCATGACCTCAGAAATAATCTGCTCTTGGCATTTCTGTTTTAATCGGAGATTAATCAATTAAAGGTTAGGTGCCGGAAACTGAGGCACAGGGAACCAGTgcaaaggtttttgttttttgttttcttttggtcCCCTGGTGCAGACTGGAAAACGGTCATGTCATGCATGGAAAAACAGGTGAAATGTGTCATTATCATAATGATAATTTTCAGCATAATGTGTTTGTGTCTAGCTGCTGCTGATTAACACCTGTCTGTCAAGCGATGAAGCGATGAGCTCGTTGGGGTCGCTCACTCGTGACATCAGGTTTTGAGCAAAAGCATGCACCAACGCATGCACACaggcgtgtgtgtacatgcacacgcAATGCACCGCTTCTGTTAATGCTCGATGTGCATTTTGAATTGATGGTAAAGCTTTGATGTATGACTGCtttcagaggtgtgtgtgtgtgtgtgtgttcgtgcatgtgtgcgtgtgcgtgcgtgcttctGTAGGTGTGTAGAGTGACAATAAAGCTCACGCTAATGGAAGCATCTGCAAAGTGAGGCACTTGACAAATGCTATGCTTTTAACGCTTGTTATTGCCGTGGGAGCGACAAGCTAAACTTTGATCTGAGGCGAGCAAGTCTTTGGCAAACCGTTACCTCGTATCGATGTCAAATGGATGTTGCTTTTTGTCCTCTAATATTAACTTGGACCCTTTCTTTGATGACGCCTCTCCCTCTTCTGTCTCCCATCTCTTTCAGCGAGCGCATTGCCATTAGCGCCTTTGTTCCCCTCACCGCACGCCACTGAAGACCTCCTCATCCTGTTCTCACGCCCCTCCCTCCGTTGCCCCTCCAGAACTAACGTCACCGAAACCGGCCCTCCCGCTGACCTTTTTGACCCCCGTCGCCATGGAGAATCTTAGCGAGCTGCAGAACCCCTTGCTAGACAAGAACAGCAAGCACATGGTCAGCGGCTACGGAGGCGACTTCCCCAACAACCAGTACCAGGAAAACATCATCAATTATTTCGTCGGAGGCGGGGGGGTGGGCATGGGAGGGGGAGGGAAGGTGAACAACGGCAACGTGGTCAGTGGAGGAGGCACTGCCACCAACGGCAAGATGAAATCCCAGCAGCTTTTGGACGCCACCTCTCTGCACCTGGCGGTGGAGGCCTTCTACAGGCCCAACTTCATCCTGTACAAGGAGGACAGTGGCAGCATCAAGGCTAAGGAATACAAAAGTGAGTGCTGCGAGACTACTTTCACGGAGAAGAAGGGGAAGGAGGCGTGCAGCACCATGGCCGGGGGGGACGCGCCCGCCCCAGAGGAACCCCAGCCCAAGATGCTAGAGGACAGCGAGCATGTAAAGATCCAGACGGTCTCGtacgaggtggaggaggaggaataCGTGGAGTatgaggtgagagagagggatttGAACAAGAGAAATGAAAAGAAACAGCTCACATACCAATGCtgatttgtgtgtgggtgtgcgagtGAAAAGAGcgtgagagaggaagagcgagCATGCCTGTTTGGCATTAATGTGTGCACCTTTTTGTTATGACACCAAAGGATTAGGCTGCCAGGATCAGAGGGACATTTTTCTAACCATAAATCCCATTTGATCTACTGACCTTGACCTCGTTCCTGGACTTTGGTAAAAATCCGTCATTAGACGATAACAGTCCACCCATGCCTGCATCACCTAGTGATATTAGCCGCCGTTCGTTCGGTCTCTCAGGCATAGCCAACAGCACAAAGCACTCGATGGGACTTGGGGGATTAGGCAGGCAGCAGTGCAAAGGAGAGCCTTTGGCCATCAACCAGAGAAGCAATACTGTAGGCCTTCTGGACCGACTGCCACACACCTCTGTGTCTGCTAGAATTAACCTGGATGCCTGTGATAAACCTGTAACCACTGAAATGCCAATCAGCATTGTTTATCTACATATAGCAAGGGACCAAACACTACAGAGTGGCAAAATGAAACAAGGCAAGAATAAAAAAAGTGTCCTTGGTTATAAAAAATATGGTTACCCTCTCACTAGATTACctctgggtttgttttttttgtgtgtttttttgggggggggggttgtttttttgtttttgttttttttattcccctttttctccgaattgtacttggccaattaccccactcttcctagctgtcccggtcgctgctccaccccctctgccgatctggggagggctgcagactaccacatgcctcctccaatacatgtggagtcgccagccgcttcttttcacctgacaatgaggagtttcaccagggggacgtagcgtatgggaggatcacgctattccccccagttccccctccctccccaaaacaggcgccccaaccgaccagaggaggagctagcgcagcgaccaggacacaacatacccacatccagcttcccatctgcagacacggccaattgtgtctgtagggacaccccaccACGGTGgcggtaatacggggatttgaaccagagatccccgtgctggtaggcaacggaatagaccaccacaccacctggatgcccgatTACCTCTGTTTTACTCAAAGAGTAAGaactaaataaaataaaagaagaagaagaagaagaaacaaaataATGCCTCAGGGCTTACATATCCACATGGCCCACTTTATGcctgaggactctgctgcttttcaCATACAGCAGTGGAGCTGGCAACCAGAATAACATGTTGAGCGGTTAGAAATGTCTGTCTCATCACACCACCTTGCATGTAGAAATGGGTGCAAACACACCCATCTCAGAAGTTGTGTTTAAACCTCAAATTATGCATTCAGAATGTTAAGCGAAGATATTACCATACGGCTTGTGGTTTTCCACCAGCTTCCTGTTGGGAAATGAACAAGtgcaaaaaaacaattaaaaaaaaaatcaagaaaactAGATAAGCCTCACAATCAGCTAGTTTGAGAGCGGTCTGTTAAAATACACAGCGGGCTTCATTACTGCAAACGCCCAGCAGCAGACCAATGACACGACGAAGTCTGGGTGTCTGTTACCTCCACAGCCACCTCCATGACACATTACAAGGCCTCGTTCGTGGAATTTCATCCTTTGAAATATGCATGGAGCCCGCCATGTTTTAGCTGGTCAAAATTTAATGAGCAAGTGCTATAGAAAATATTTCCCCTTCAAAGAAAAGCTGCTTGGAAATAGACAGAAGTGTTCGGGTCTTTCTTGAAAGTGGCATCGTAAAAATCATCAGGACTTGTTTTGAAACTATATCCACTTCAGGTTGCTACTCAGAAATTCAAGTTAGTatcgtgttgttgttgttgcttttgtagttgttgttgttgttgttattggtggtggtggtggtgatgatctaCCTGTTAGGTTTAATGTGCACA includes:
- the syndig1l gene encoding synapse differentiation-inducing gene protein 1-like, with product MENLSELQNPLLDKNSKHMVSGYGGDFPNNQYQENIINYFVGGGGVGMGGGGKVNNGNVVSGGGTATNGKMKSQQLLDATSLHLAVEAFYRPNFILYKEDSGSIKAKEYKSECCETTFTEKKGKEACSTMAGGDAPAPEEPQPKMLEDSEHVKIQTVSYEVEEEEYVEYETDCSSDSESEDNFIVVPPRDHLGLAIFSMLCCFWPLGIAAFYFSQGTSKAVNKGDFSLANIASRRALFLAALSITIGTGVYVGVVVALIAYLSKPGHI